A segment of the Chthonomonadales bacterium genome:
CCGCCCCTCGATGGTCTCTATGAGGATACGCGTGGCGCGCACGGCCATGTCCTGGATCGGCATAGCAACGGAGGTGAGCGCCGGTTGGGTCATCGCGGCGAACCACGTGTTGTCGTAGCCCACAACCGCCATGTCGTCCGGCACGCGCACGCCCGCCTCGCGCAGCGCGCGCAGCGCGCCCTCGGCGCACAGGTCGTTGGCGGCGAACAGGGCGGACGGCCTGCGCCCGGCGGGCAGAGCGAGCAGTTCCAGCGTGGCGCGGTACCCGTCATGCCAGTCGAAGCCGGCCGGCAGAACGAGCGCGTCCCTCTCGGGCAGCCGGGCCGCCGCGCAGGCGGCCAGGTAGCCCCGCCGCCGCGGCTCGGCCGAGGCGACGCCGGGCACGCCGCACAGGTGCGCGAGACGCCGATGCCCGAGCGCCAGCAGGTGCTCGGTCGCCATCCGGCCGCCACGTTCGTCCTCGGCGTTGACGGTGCAGACCTGCTCGGACTCGGCGGCGTAGAGGATGGAGACGCACGGGAACCGCTTGCGCAGGCAGTGGGCGACCACGGGGCTGTGCGGCGCCGGCAGGACCAGCAGTAGGCCGTCAACCCGGGGATCGATCAGCGTGCGCGCGTCCGAGGCGTTCCAGTCATCGCCGGCCGCCGTATGGAGCATCAGGTTGTACTTCTGGCGCACCACCTCCTCGAACACGCCGGCCATGACCTGCGTGCAGAAAGGGTTCCGATCGACGAAGGCACTGGAGTAGGGGAACACGAGGCCAAGGACCCCCGTCTTGCGCGTGACCAGGCTGCGCGCAAGGAGGTTGGGCGTGTAGCTCAACTCCGCCGCGGCGGCCAGAATGCGCGCGCGGGTGGCGCTGCTCACGCGGATGTTGCCGGCGACGCTGCCGCTCACTACGGCAGAGACCGCGGCAACGGATGTGCCTGCCAACCGGGCTACGTCGCGGAGGGTTGCCGCCATCCTGGCGCCTCTCCTGAGTGCTGATGAAACGGTTAATGCACCATCACAGGGTATCACGGCCCGGGGCGGCTGTCAAGGGGAATGGTGAGCAAGAGCGCAGTTGCTACCGCGCCCGGCGCGGGCCGGCGGCACGTGCCCACGATGGCAGGACCTCGCCGGCCCCCGTGAGCCCAGCGGCGGAGCCCAGCGACGGTG
Coding sequences within it:
- a CDS encoding LacI family DNA-binding transcriptional regulator; its protein translation is MAATLRDVARLAGTSVAAVSAVVSGSVAGNIRVSSATRARILAAAAELSYTPNLLARSLVTRKTGVLGLVFPYSSAFVDRNPFCTQVMAGVFEEVVRQKYNLMLHTAAGDDWNASDARTLIDPRVDGLLLVLPAPHSPVVAHCLRKRFPCVSILYAAESEQVCTVNAEDERGGRMATEHLLALGHRRLAHLCGVPGVASAEPRRRGYLAACAAARLPERDALVLPAGFDWHDGYRATLELLALPAGRRPSALFAANDLCAEGALRALREAGVRVPDDMAVVGYDNTWFAAMTQPALTSVAMPIQDMAVRATRILIETIEGREVADRQPVLPVSLCIRDSCGARRSGAAPETKGEPAC